The region TTTTTTGAGAAATTTTTAATTTCCGATAATTTTCGGAATTATTGGCAAAGACTGCTATGTGGAGACTCGAAATGTTTTTACTAATTCTAATCATTCTTTCCCTAGTACTGCCCGAAGTATCATCATTTAAGAGGGTTCGATCAGAACCTATAGATAAAACATTCAAAGTAAACTCTCCAATTCTTTTTCTAATAATATTAAATTAATTTCCCAGTCAAATTTATCCCTTAATGTTACATATGCATTTTTGGACAGTTCTTTTCTTAAGCTTTTATTCTCAATAAGTTTTTTTATAGCTTTTTTTAAAGATCTTCTTTCAGAACCTGCAATCAGTCCATTTTTACCATCAACTACTATCTCTTCAGGTCCTCCTTTAGTAGTAGTCACGACAGAAACCCCATACAGCATTGCTTCTATTAAAACATGCGAAAATGTCTCATAGATTGAATTAAGCACTAATAGATCCGACTTCATGTATTCATCTATTAATTCTGATTTATTTAAGTTTCCTGTAAAATTTACTGAATTACCTATTGATAGATTTTCGGCTAATTTCATTAAATATCCTTTCTCAGGACCATCCCCAACAATTGTTAACTTGGCATTGGGATATAAATTATTAATATCTTTAAATATTTTTATCACATCTTCAACTCTTTTTAGCTTAATTAGACGTCCTACAGAAATAATGGTAATTGAATCACATTTATCCTGAATACCTTTTTTATAGCTAAAACTACTTTTGTATTCTATAGAATTTGGGATTACTGCAATTTTATCGGGATTAACTCCATAAAACTCTTTTATAACCATTCCAGCAGCTTTTGAGGGAACTATAATTTTTTTTGATAATTCCATCACCCCTTTTTGGACTCTAAAGACTATTTTTTGATATAGATTCAAATCTAAACCCCTCAAATAAGTATTCGGTTCTAAAATAGTTATATTCTTATTAACAGCACTTTCCCAAAGTTTTTCTCCAGCATATCGTAACAAAACTGGTTTATTACTAATCAACCCACATAAAGCGGAGGTGAATCCTAAGAAATGTGGATTTAAGGTATAAATTATATCAGAATCCTTTGAAATTTTGTTTAGGAACAGGAATAATTGAATCTGATGAATAATAAAACCAATAAATTTATAATTATATTTTGGAGGTAGTTTATAAACTCCTGATTCCACCTTGGCAATTTTTGAAGTTGTTACAATTTTTACAGTGTGACCCTTTTCTTCTAATCTATTTTTAATTTCATAAGCATAAGTAGCAGGACCTCCTATTTCAGGAGGGTATATGGTGGTTGTTATTGTTACATCCATTATATCACATATTAAAAGTGTCTATCCCAGAAGTTTTTTAGTTAAACTGATAATCGCCAAAACAATATCTAAAATTTTGGATTATACATCTTAATAAAATTGAAATATAAATAACGAATTTCATAATACTCATTAAGGCTTATTTAAAACATAATTTATAGCATCCAAGAAACCTTGAAGAGTTTTATCCTGATTAAAGTCATTTTTTATCATTTCCTGAGAATTTTTACCCATTTCTCGTATTTTATCAGGGTTTTTAAGTAACTTCTTTAATTTTTTATAAATTTCATTTGAATCATGTCCTTTGACAACATAGCCATTTAAACCATTTTTTATAATATCAATAGAAGCTGCGTTAGTGTCCGTAGCGATAACCGGCAACCCTGCTGCCATAGCTTCACTAATAACAATTGCAAATCTATCAAAAAAACTGGGTAAGACAAAAATGTCTGCGGCTAAGAAATAAGCGGGCAATTTTTTTGGCTGTACAAATCCAACAAAATTTACATCTGAAGTATTTTTACTTTGTGCGATTAGTTCCTCTTTTTGAGGACCCTCACCAGCAATAATCAAACCCACATCATAATATTCTTGCTTTAATTTAATAAAAGCATCCAAAAGATATTCAACACCTTTCCGTGATTTAATCAACTGTCCTGCGTATATAATATTATATTTTCTCTCTAGACCTAAATCCCTCTTTATGGCTTCTTTTTTGCCTTTCAACTTTATACTCTCTTCTAAAAATGAATCAACATCGCCCATGTTTATTGCTATGAATATTTTTTCTGGATTAATACCAAAAGACAGTATATAATCTTTTGCCCAGGTTCCATAGACAACATAGGCATCAGATAACCTTAAAATGGTTTTTATGAGGGGTAAAAATATATTTCGAATACCGATAGCCTCATCGCGAAGAGTGCTGCCTGACCACATTATTAAAGGAGTTTTAGTTATTTTACAGTATATAATAGCTAATTTTACAGTTAAGGAAGTATATCCTCCAAAGATGACAACATCAAACTTTTCTTTCTTTAATATCCTGATAATTGACGGGTTAATCTCATAATTAAGTAACATGCCCCGACCTCTGTATTTCAATGTATATCCCTTCAAAACCTCATAATCGAAGTTATAATCCGTTCCAAGTTGCCATTTTCGATGTGATGCAGTCATGTGAAAAAAATACACTTTTAAATCAACTTTTTCTGCTAATTTTTCATAAAGAGGTATTCTATAAGGTGTAGGTATATTAGTTATCAGTGCAATCTTTGGTTTTTTCGTTTTATAACCTCCTTATTCCTTTTGCCAACAGATTTAAAAAAAAAACTATTAATAGGGATTTTCAGTTTTTTTCTCATTGGTCCACAACTTTGTTAATGGCAACCAGCATTTTTTTATTCCAATTAAATATAAAAATGCTTCTCCGCTCCTTTATCATTTCGACCGCTATTTCATGGTCATAAGCATTTTTAAGCAATTTAATAGCTTTTAAAGCAAGTTCTTCATGATTTTTTGGGTGAAATAGTAATTCTTCATATTTTAGCTGTTCAGGAATACCACCAACATCTGAACCCAGAACAAGTTTATTTAGATATAAAGACTCTAAAATGGTGTTGCTGAATCCTTCATGTAATGCTGTTACAATGTTTAAATCTGATGCAACCATATATACAAATGGGTTATTTCTCCAGCCCTCGACAAAAACACTATCTTCAAGTTTGTTTATTTTCACAAAGTTGATTACATTTATTTTATCAGGACCATCGCCCACTATAAACAATAAACTTTCAGGTATTTCTTTTTTAATAATTTTAAACGCATAAAGCAGAGTTATAATATCCCTACCATCTAAATATAAGTTTCCAACAAATGAAATAATTTTTTTATTCTTATAACGATTTTTTAATATGATGGAGTCCGAAACTGCTTCTTCTTCTTTCAGAACTACCCAACTGGGGTTAGCATTGTTATATACAACACACGTGTCATCAGGATTTATTTTAGATTTATTTATCATATCATTCCTACGAATTTTTGAATTAAAAATTGTAAAATCAACATTACGATATATCCAATTTTCTAATTTAGAGAGTATCAAATGAATTGGCCTAGAAAGAGTACGATGCTTCTTTTCAAGCTGAATTTTCATACCGGTAATACTATCGGCACGATCACACAGCAATACTTTCATGTTACTATAAAATATTTTTGATATTATACCAATCAAAGCATCGAATATGGTGAAAGAAACAAAAACATCAATTTTATTCTTTCTGGCAATACTGATTGCCATTGGAATGGCTTGTAAACTAAAAGGAAGATAAGTAGGAGGTATTCGTATAATATGGGTACCATAATGATGAAGATTTTCAGCAAATATATTAGAAAATCCTCTAGGGGAGATATGGTGAACTTCGTCACCCATGTCTATAAAAGCATTAATAAGTTCCATATACCGCCTGTAAGCACCTCCTCGCAAATCATCTGAATTACTGAGTGAAATAGTTATAATTTTCATTTGAGCGATTCCTTTTTTTGAGAACTATGCAAATAATCATTTGATTATCCATTTAAACATTATTGTTATCATTTCTTTTAAAATGTTTATACAATCAATCCAACTTCCCATTTACTCCGTAGAGAATATGAGGTTTTTTGAGATTTAGAACGATGCAACAGATTAACATTACATCAATGAAACGGTTTTATGTTGTTAATCCGAAATCTTTTCTCACTTCAATACGCATATTATGCAGAAATGGAACTAATAACCAAAAATCTACTCCTCTTACTTTTCACACTAAAATATATAAAAAACTATCGTTTCTTTTTAGCGACGACTGTAGTATAAATCCCATATGATGGGAAAAATTTGGCCAAAATTTTTCCAATTAATGGTACACCCCAACTTCACCATGATTTTTGAGAACACAAAAACTATGTGCAATCAATAAATCATTCCTTGCCCTTTTAGTAAAAAGCCTCAGATGATGGTGCCCAAACCTATCAGAATCCTGCTTTTCCATCCTATTAGTAGATATAGGATTTCTTAGCATGTAAAATTCATCAAAAACAGCATTCATAGGATGGGTAAAAGTTAACAAAAGAAACACTATAGAAATTAGAGATCCCTTATTAGGCGCCGAAAGAATAAAAACTCCTCCCTTCTTCAGTACCCTATGAGCTTCAGAAATAAAGTGATCAGTTTGGGGAATATGTTCTAAACACTGATTACTAACAATCATATCTACTGATTCATCTTCAATATCCCATTTATCGTTACCAGCATCCTGATCATGACATATATACCCTAATGAACTGCAATATCCTATACCTTGAGGAATGTCTATAATTATTTTTTTTTCGCAATTGAATGATTCTATGATCGGACGACCCCCTGGTCCAATTTCCAATACTTCATTACCCACTTTGAAATCATTAAGAAGTTCAATTAAAACTTCCGCATTGACCTTATCTACTTCCATAAAAGGATAAGCCATTATTAATTTAAGTTTTTTAATTATTTCTCCAGCCATAATACTCCCTTTTAACTAGTTATAATAAAATAATTAATAGACTTTATTTTATAGTAAATCCCATTCAATTAATTCGTTTGAAAACTTTTTTAGATGTTTTAGAGTAAATTGAATCTCTTATATCATTTTTTACTCTACTTAAATTTAAGGTATTATCGATGTCCTGGCTAAAGTCAAAGTGGTTGGATATTGTACTGCAAATCCTTAATTGTCTATCGATTTCCGTTACTGCTAATTCTGGTTTCCTTTCATAAACTAGCTCTGGAGGAGATTTAAGGAACAATAATATATCTGGATGGGGAACAATTCTCAAAAGAACCCTGATAAAGATGTTATTTATCTTAAATGGGCCTGGCTGAATGAGATAATCATAGAAATATCTGTCAAACACCATGAATGTTTTTTTGTTTCGGTTTTTATATTTAAGATAATAATATCCTATGATGTACTCTAAAGAATAATAAAAAACAAGGAAGTGTGGTACGATTCCATTAGGAGTTTTCTTATCCATTTTTTCCTCAATGTCTCTTCCAATTTTTTTATATTTATTAGATGGCATCATATTTTTAAATTCAGGGAAAACCCCGTAATGTCCGTGAAAATAATAGGTCTTTTTAAAAATACTCTTAGCAGTGCCCCTTATTGAGGAGGATATTGTTGTTTTTCCTGAACCATCCGGACCTATGAGACAGACAAATACCATGACTTCACTTGAAGATTTTTCCTTGATGTGTCCCCAAAAAAAATTAAATATTTTCAAGGGGAATAGCAATTTTTCATTTACCAAAGAATTGAAAGCTAAGTTATTGCGTGTTTTTTTATGGTCCTTCCTAATTTTGTTCCAATTGCCATGTATAGAATTATATAGTAACTTATCTATTATTTTATCGTTGAAATATTTTGTTAATACCATTTTAAATGATTCTGGATCTTCAGGGGCAAATTTTTTTATTTGCCTATAATTTTTTTCCCGTATAGTCCCATTTTGGAGGATTTCTTTGAGTACCAGTGTTGCTGCCTCGACCCCTTTAGGAGGAATGTAAAATCCATTCTTGTGCAATATTCGGTTATTCATAACAAACTCTGTGTCCACCCATGTTAAGCCCTTCCAAGTTATTGGAGCCCATACATCCCATTTTAAGGTTTGAGATGGTTTATTCCCGTTGAAAAATATATAAGATGCGAAACCATACCTTTTTTGTTTGTCACATAAATACCATCCTTTTTCTAGTCCCAAAGAACATAATAATCTACCATAATTATTTAATTCATTCTCAGTGACTAACATGTCAATATCATTACCTACACGATCCGGCAACCCATCATAGTTTCTAAGAACAACATAGGGAATCTTTTTCTCTTCCAAAATTTCAAAGAATGATTTTATGAATTCTGACCTAGATTTATGAGTCATGAAATCTTCCCCCCAACTTCAAGAAGTGATTTTAAAAATATTGTTGTCACTGTGAGAGTATCAAATGAAAAAGTTTTATTTTGATGGTTTATACGTTCAAGTTCCATTGGAATCCATTGACTTGCTCTTCGGATAATTTCAACAATTTTTTCTGAACCTTCTTCATCATCAACCAGACAGACACTTTCACCATAAATTCGAGGTATGTCACCATAAGGCCGGGTTATTACAGCGCAAAGGGAGGCCATGGCCTCTAAAATCAATAAAGGCATGTCAATACTGCTACTCAGATGTCGGTAGGGCTGTAGGAAAATATCAGTTTCTCTTAAAATATCCTGAACCATCTCCTCAACCTCCGAAGAGTAATGGTTGAAATCAAGTGAAATATAATCAAACTTGTTTTGACTGCTCAAATTCTTGTGTATTTTAACTGCTTCGGGATCGTCTTCCCAGTGGATTCCATAAAATTTCAGGATAATGTTCTCATCCTGCGCAAGCTGATTTAATATATCAATAACTTCCAGAACACCTTTACCCACATCGACTCTGCCTATAAAAGTAACCCTTAGATTTCCTAGATTTTTGTTATTCCCTATTTCCATGAAGTAGTCTAATGGGACTGGAGGTAAGAGAAATACTGATTCATCACCCCATTTTTTTAGAGCATCTTTAATGCGAGGAGAAATTGAAAATGATTTTCCGTTATACCTCCAAAGAGAATTAAAAATAAAAAAAGCATTCCGTTTAATAAATGACCTAGGCCAATCTGTGTAAATAATGTGGAAAAAAATGTTATTCTTCTCTTTCCGGCGAAATAGAGCATAATTAATAAAGTCTCCGGGAGGTATATACATAGTAACCACATGATCATAATTTTTCAAGGAGTTTAGAGCTTCTTTAAGCTTATTGAAATAATTGGAAGTTATTCCAGAATTATTTTCAATTTTTTCCGAACTTGTGCCATATATCACATAGTCAACAGTAATATTGTGATCTTTTACTAGTTCTAATGAAATTCTCCTCACCAGCGAATTTGTTCCACCTATTTTATCAAAATCAAAAGACTTATGATAACCAAAAAATGCTATTCTCATAATAATCACTTAAGTTTATAATCACAATTAAACATTTTATTAACTAATTTTATGTCTTAATATTGCATTTTTCACATATATCCATGTAAATCTTTTCTACATTTTGTGCTATTTGTTCCCATCCAAAATTTTCTTCAATATGCTTAACGCAATTTTGAGATAATCCATTGAGCAATTTTTCATCCTTCAATAAGTGAAACATTGAATTTTTAATTTGATTTTTATCATAGTCCACTACGCAGCCCACTTTCCCATCTATCCAATCAAGTTCTTCAACTTTATTTGTGGTAATAATCGGTGTTCCGCAAATGCATGATTCTAAAAAAGTTAATGGAAATCCAGAGAAACTTGGTGTGACAAATATATCTGCATCCACATAGGCTTCAATCTTATTAATACCATCTAAAGGACCTGTAAAAATGACATCCTCACCAATACCAAGATTAGCGGCCTTTTTTACCAAATTTTCCATAAAACCATCATCCGGACCAACAATAACCAGTTTAACATTATTCATCATATTATATAAGAGATAAAATGATTCTATAAGCATATCTATCCTTTTAGATTCATGAAGTCGACCCAAATACAGTATAATTCTTTTATCATTTCTTATTAAGTATCGATTCCGAAATCCGCCTTTTTTTGGCAGCACTTTATAGGTGGATAGATCTATCCCATTGGGGATTATCTGAATTTTTTCAGGGGCAACTTTTAATTTAAGATAACTCTCTTTTTCCGTTTTATTAAGAGCAGTGACCATACTGGCATTTTGCAAAATGTTTCTCCCAAAAATATTATAAAAAAACCTGTTTAGAATCTTTTTACTGATAAACCATGGCAATGAACCATGAGAAGTTAATACATAAGGTACATTGTATTTTTTGCAATATATTGATGTAGCTACTGATGCAAAAGATATTAAGTCCTGAAGATGGACCACATCATACTGATGCAAATTGTTTTTCAAGTACTTGATCATTCCAGGGGACATGTAAAGTTTATATTTCCATGCAAATGAATCACTGATGTTTTTAAACCTTATAATATTAAGATCATCATTATCGTTTTCCTGATCGCAATATCTCTGATTAGGTTTATGCATGTCAGTAGTTAAGATAGTAACTTCATTTCCCCGTTTAACTAAATTATGGGATAGATCATTTACTACTCTGGCACATCCACCTGTTTCCCATGCTAAGGGCGGTGTGGAAATAACTTGTAATATTTTAATTTTCTTACCTCAAAAATATTATTTTTATAGTTTTAATTCCTGTTTAACTGAAGATCACTTAGTAAAAAGGGATTCCTATAACCACCATATGCTCTTTCCAATACCAACTTCAGATAGAATTTCTTTAAGTAGAGCAGAGAAACCCCCAAATGATGGAAATTCTCAGGATAATCATAGACCCATAAATAGTGAGAATATCACCATATGTAGGTTTAAATGAAATATTAGAGATCTGGCCCTTAAATCCGGGCATTTCACCTCAAATATGCCTCCATACTTTAATACTCTGACTCATTCTTCTAAAACCTCTTTCATTTCTATGGGAGAAATGTTAATTACATGCTCTATAAACTTGATCAAAATATATCGTCAAATGGCAAATTATTGCATCAGCCACTACATCAACACCTTCAAGGGACCTATCATCAAGTCCGATAGATCCAGGAAAGACTTTTTTATCTCCACAACCTCATTTCTAATATTAATTTATTTTCAAGACCCACCCTTAAATACCTCCTTGAAATATTTAGGCCAGTTTTTTTCGGATAATGTGTTCACAAAATAACTTCTACAGTTCTTTGAAAGAAATTCGAAATTTTCTTTAATATAATCAATGCCTTTTATCCATTGATCTGCATTTTTATCGAGACCAACTAGGTATCCTGTAGTTTCATGAAATACACACTCATTTAACCCAGGAATGTCACTAGCTAAAACTGGAACTCCATACATGTATGCCATAGAAGCAACAGAACTCTGACGAGCGGTTTTGTAGGGGGTAATAGTCATGATGCTGTTTTTCATTAAAATACCCATCTTGTTATCACTTATAGTTGGTTGGTAAAAAATTTCTAAATTTGAGTATTTATTATATTTTTTTTTATCTTCGATATTTTGTCGGGATATTATTAGAAATTTAAAACCCATATCCTCATTAGAAGCATGATCTACAATCTCCATAAACTTCTCAGGCCCCTTTGCAGACACTGGAGGACCTATAAAATTAATATACGACCGATTTATAATTTTATTTTCTATATCGATGCCAAGATCCTCATACATCAAAGGCACCCTTATCGTTTCACCGTCAAATTTGGAGTATCTCTTATTAAAAAGAATTTCCGCTTCATCGGATGATAAAACAGCTAAATCGGAAAATTTCAGTAGTTTTTCCTGTACATGTTCAAAAACACACAACCAAATACGTTGAAATAATCCATAGGCGCCTTTATCTTCAACATAAGGTTCATGAACGTGTTGGATTACTCTTCCACCATAGCTCTTAATTTTTTTCGCAATATAATAATTGAAAAGAGGATGTATATTGTGGAAATAAACACTCTTGGGTTGGTCTTTTTCAATTAATTTTTTTAATGTCCTCAAATTATAAATATTAATGGAATCCTTAAGAATCGATGTTAAATCTTTAGATTTCCCTACAAAAAGTATTTCTTCAGCTTTTTCATCTTGTAACATCCATTGGAATTGTGAACTAAGCAAATACTTTATTTCATAGCCCTCTTTCTTTAGTTGATTTCCCATCGCATAACAATGGGACTTGAAGATAGGACTATATTGCAAAGAAACGATATATATCAATTACTTCCCCTTTTTAAGTTCATAAAATATATCCTTGTATATAGAAACATTCTTTTCCAAGTTCATCTCGTTTTCAATAAATCTCCTGCCATTTTCACCAAACTTTTCTCTAATCATTGGATTATCCTTCAATTCCAGGATTGCATTTTTAAATCCATCAACATCTCCTGGTTCGACCAGGTTGCCACAATTAACGTTTTTAATAAAACTAGCTGTTTCTGATTTTCGAGATACAATTCCAATTATTGGCTGTTTCAAGGCAAGAAGGTTGGTTAATTTACCAGGCAGGCATGGAGCTAACATTCTATCATCTAAAGAAACAATGGATATATCAGAAGAATTTACTATATTGAAATATTCTTCACGTGGTTGGAAGGGTATAAGCTTTAGATTGGATATATCCTCATTTTTTATCCTTTCCTCAAGATTATCTTTTATCATACCATCGCCAGCAATATAAAAAATCACATCATCATGGTCTTTGAGTTCCTTGGCCACATTAAGTATATTATCTATACCCTGAAACGGAGACAGTATTCCAGCATAAGAAATAAGAATTTTATCTTCAATCCCCTCATTCTTCTTGAAATCACGCTTAGATTCAAAATGATGTACATCTGAAGGGTTAATCCCGTTATATATGTGAGTGACCTTAGATGGATCAGCTCCTTTGTTAACTACGTAATCGATCCCTCCTTCTGATAAAACTGTAATATAATCCGCATCACGATAAGACTTCCTTTCCATATGTTCCAGGAGTTTTATCATTATAATATTATTTTTTATACCCCCATAATTCACATCGAGAAGTTCTTGGGGGTGGAAGTCCTGATAA is a window of Methanobacterium sp. Maddingley MBC34 DNA encoding:
- a CDS encoding glycosyltransferase (PFAM: Glycosyl transferases group 1), whose amino-acid sequence is MLLNYEINPSIIRILKKEKFDVVIFGGYTSLTVKLAIIYCKITKTPLIMWSGSTLRDEAIGIRNIFLPLIKTILRLSDAYVVYGTWAKDYILSFGINPEKIFIAINMGDVDSFLEESIKLKGKKEAIKRDLGLERKYNIIYAGQLIKSRKGVEYLLDAFIKLKQEYYDVGLIIAGEGPQKEELIAQSKNTSDVNFVGFVQPKKLPAYFLAADIFVLPSFFDRFAIVISEAMAAGLPVIATDTNAASIDIIKNGLNGYVVKGHDSNEIYKKLKKLLKNPDKIREMGKNSQEMIKNDFNQDKTLQGFLDAINYVLNKP
- a CDS encoding glycosyltransferase (PFAM: Glycosyl transferases group 1), translating into MIYIVSLQYSPIFKSHCYAMGNQLKKEGYEIKYLLSSQFQWMLQDEKAEEILFVGKSKDLTSILKDSINIYNLRTLKKLIEKDQPKSVYFHNIHPLFNYYIAKKIKSYGGRVIQHVHEPYVEDKGAYGLFQRIWLCVFEHVQEKLLKFSDLAVLSSDEAEILFNKRYSKFDGETIRVPLMYEDLGIDIENKIINRSYINFIGPPVSAKGPEKFMEIVDHASNEDMGFKFLIISRQNIEDKKKYNKYSNLEIFYQPTISDNKMGILMKNSIMTITPYKTARQSSVASMAYMYGVPVLASDIPGLNECVFHETTGYLVGLDKNADQWIKGIDYIKENFEFLSKNCRSYFVNTLSEKNWPKYFKEVFKGGS
- a CDS encoding glycosyltransferase (PFAM: Glycosyl transferases group 1), with product MKILMVVAYFPPEIGSAAHVYHDLASAFVRNDHEVTVLTSYPREFNLNKSDQGKVFPNSEIINGINVRRSKIFSMRDFAFLRGLEHFFLPYSYFNEYKKMGEKFDVCLMYIPPLPLYQLANKIRKYDGTPSVLNYQDFHPQELLDVNYGGIKNNIIMIKLLEHMERKSYRDADYITVLSEGGIDYVVNKGADPSKVTHIYNGINPSDVHHFESKRDFKKNEGIEDKILISYAGILSPFQGIDNILNVAKELKDHDDVIFYIAGDGMIKDNLEERIKNEDISNLKLIPFQPREEYFNIVNSSDISIVSLDDRMLAPCLPGKLTNLLALKQPIIGIVSRKSETASFIKNVNCGNLVEPGDVDGFKNAILELKDNPMIREKFGENGRRFIENEMNLEKNVSIYKDIFYELKKGK
- a CDS encoding glycosyltransferase (overlaps another CDS with the same product name~PFAM: Glycosyl transferases group 1) — translated: MDVTITTTIYPPEIGGPATYAYEIKNRLEEKGHTVKIVTTSKIAKVESGVYKLPPKYNYKFIGFIIHQIQLFLFLNKISKDSDIIYTLNPHFLGFTSALCGLISNKPVLLRYAGEKLWESAVNKNITILEPNTYLRGLDLNLYQKIVFRVQKGVMELSKKIIVPSKAAGMVIKEFYGVNPDKIAVIPNSIEYKSSFSYKKGIQDKCDSITIISVGRLIKLKRVEDVIKIFKDINNLYPNAKLTIVGDGPEKGYLMKLAENLSIGNSVNFTGNLNKSELIDEYMKSDLLVLNSIYETFSHVLIEAMLYGVSVVTTTKGGPEEIVVDGKNGLIAGSERRSLKKAIKKLIENKSLRKELSKNAYVTLRDKFDWEINLILLEKELESLL
- a CDS encoding glycosyltransferase (PFAM: Glycosyl transferases group 1) encodes the protein MRIAFFGYHKSFDFDKIGGTNSLVRRISLELVKDHNITVDYVIYGTSSEKIENNSGITSNYFNKLKEALNSLKNYDHVVTMYIPPGDFINYALFRRKEKNNIFFHIIYTDWPRSFIKRNAFFIFNSLWRYNGKSFSISPRIKDALKKWGDESVFLLPPVPLDYFMEIGNNKNLGNLRVTFIGRVDVGKGVLEVIDILNQLAQDENIILKFYGIHWEDDPEAVKIHKNLSSQNKFDYISLDFNHYSSEVEEMVQDILRETDIFLQPYRHLSSSIDMPLLILEAMASLCAVITRPYGDIPRIYGESVCLVDDEEGSEKIVEIIRRASQWIPMELERINHQNKTFSFDTLTVTTIFLKSLLEVGGKIS
- a CDS encoding glycosyltransferase (PFAM: Glycosyl transferases group 1) — its product is MKIITISLSNSDDLRGGAYRRYMELINAFIDMGDEVHHISPRGFSNIFAENLHHYGTHIIRIPPTYLPFSLQAIPMAISIARKNKIDVFVSFTIFDALIGIISKIFYSNMKVLLCDRADSITGMKIQLEKKHRTLSRPIHLILSKLENWIYRNVDFTIFNSKIRRNDMINKSKINPDDTCVVYNNANPSWVVLKEEEAVSDSIILKNRYKNKKIISFVGNLYLDGRDIITLLYAFKIIKKEIPESLLFIVGDGPDKINVINFVKINKLEDSVFVEGWRNNPFVYMVASDLNIVTALHEGFSNTILESLYLNKLVLGSDVGGIPEQLKYEELLFHPKNHEELALKAIKLLKNAYDHEIAVEMIKERRSIFIFNWNKKMLVAINKVVDQ
- a CDS encoding glycosyltransferase (PFAM: Glycosyl transferases group 1), translated to MHKPNQRYCDQENDNDDLNIIRFKNISDSFAWKYKLYMSPGMIKYLKNNLHQYDVVHLQDLISFASVATSIYCKKYNVPYVLTSHGSLPWFISKKILNRFFYNIFGRNILQNASMVTALNKTEKESYLKLKVAPEKIQIIPNGIDLSTYKVLPKKGGFRNRYLIRNDKRIILYLGRLHESKRIDMLIESFYLLYNMMNNVKLVIVGPDDGFMENLVKKAANLGIGEDVIFTGPLDGINKIEAYVDADIFVTPSFSGFPLTFLESCICGTPIITTNKVEELDWIDGKVGCVVDYDKNQIKNSMFHLLKDEKLLNGLSQNCVKHIEENFGWEQIAQNVEKIYMDICEKCNIKT
- a CDS encoding methyltransferase family protein (PFAM: Methyltransferase domain); the encoded protein is MAGEIIKKLKLIMAYPFMEVDKVNAEVLIELLNDFKVGNEVLEIGPGGRPIIESFNCEKKIIIDIPQGIGYCSSLGYICHDQDAGNDKWDIEDESVDMIVSNQCLEHIPQTDHFISEAHRVLKKGGVFILSAPNKGSLISIVFLLLTFTHPMNAVFDEFYMLRNPISTNRMEKQDSDRFGHHHLRLFTKRARNDLLIAHSFCVLKNHGEVGVYH
- a CDS encoding thymidylate kinase, translated to MTHKSRSEFIKSFFEILEEKKIPYVVLRNYDGLPDRVGNDIDMLVTENELNNYGRLLCSLGLEKGWYLCDKQKRYGFASYIFFNGNKPSQTLKWDVWAPITWKGLTWVDTEFVMNNRILHKNGFYIPPKGVEAATLVLKEILQNGTIREKNYRQIKKFAPEDPESFKMVLTKYFNDKIIDKLLYNSIHGNWNKIRKDHKKTRNNLAFNSLVNEKLLFPLKIFNFFWGHIKEKSSSEVMVFVCLIGPDGSGKTTISSSIRGTAKSIFKKTYYFHGHYGVFPEFKNMMPSNKYKKIGRDIEEKMDKKTPNGIVPHFLVFYYSLEYIIGYYYLKYKNRNKKTFMVFDRYFYDYLIQPGPFKINNIFIRVLLRIVPHPDILLFLKSPPELVYERKPELAVTEIDRQLRICSTISNHFDFSQDIDNTLNLSRVKNDIRDSIYSKTSKKVFKRIN